The Montipora foliosa isolate CH-2021 chromosome 14, ASM3666993v2, whole genome shotgun sequence genome window below encodes:
- the LOC137984886 gene encoding uncharacterized protein isoform X2: MLTKTFYLFTCLLLLSMMERARVSSVPVHRPPMGYPDTREVSSVPVHKPPMGYPDTRESNRQQRSIVSSLPDHKPPMGYPDTREVSSVPVHKPPMGYPDKREGAKE; the protein is encoded by the exons ATGTTGACCAAGACTTTTTACTTGTTTACATGTCTGTTACTGTTGTCAATGATGGAGAGAGCCAGGG TATCATCGGTCCCTGTTCATAGGCCACCCATGGGATATCCAGACACGCGAGAAG TATCATCGGTCCCTGTTCATAAGCCACCCATGGGATATCCAGACACGCGAGAAAGTAATAGACAGCAAAGATCGATAG TATCATCGCTCCCTGATCATAAGCCACCTATGGGATATCCAGACACGCGAGAAG TATCATCGGTCCCTGTTCATAAGCCACCCATGGGATATCCAGACAAGCGAGAAG GAGCTAAAGAATGA